The region TCAATCTCGGTGACCCACACCGTGGCTCCCAGACCGCGCAGGGATTGGGCGCACCCCTTGCCCACATCGCCATAACCACAAACCACGGCTATCTTGCCGGCGATCATGACATCGGTGGCCCGCTTGATACCGTCCACCAAAGACTCCCGACAACCATACAGATTGTCAAACTTGGATTTGGTCACCGAATCGTTGACGTTGAAGGCGGGAACCTGAAGCGTCCCTTTCTGCATCATCTCGTAGAGCCGATGCACGCCGGTGGTGGTCTCCTCGGAAAGCCCCCGCACCTGCTTGATGATCGCGGCGTGCTCGGGCCGATGCAGCACCAGAGTCACATCCCCCCCATCGTCAAGAATCATGTTGGGAACCCAGCCGTTGGGGCCATGGATGGTTTGATCGATACACCACCAAAACTCCTCCTCGCTCTCCCCCTTCCAGGCAAAGACCGGTATCCCGGCGGCGGCAATGGCCGCTGCGGCATGATCCTGGGTAGAAAAAATGTTGCAGGAAGACCAACGTACCTCGGCGCCCAGAGCCACCAACGTCTCGATCAAAACCGCCGTCTGAATGGTCATGTGCAGGCACCCGACAATTCGGGCCCCTGCCAGAGGTTGTCGCTCCTTGAACTCGGCCCTCACAGACATCAGGCCGGGCATCTCCGTTTCGGCAATGGCAATCTCCCGGCGACCCCAGGCCGCCTGAGAGATGTCCGCCACCTTGAAATCACCGGACGCCGCTACCGACGCCAGCTTCTTGGCTGCTGCTCCGCTCATGAAACACTCCCTTCCGTGGTCAATCCTCTTACAAGCCGGCAGCCTTTTTCAACTCTTCGGCCTTGTCGGTGCGCTCCCAGGTAAAATCCGGATCCTCACGGCCAAAATGACCGTAGGCCGCCGTCTTGCGATAAATGGGGCGCAACAGATTCAAATGGTGAATGATGGCCCGGGGACGCAGATCAAACACCTGCCCCACCAGCTTTTCGATCTGTTCATCGGGAAGACGGCCCGTCCCAAAGGTCTGCACCATCATGGAGACCGGTTTGGCCACGCCGATGGCATAGGCCACCTGGATTTCACACCGGGTCGCCAAGCCGGAGGCGACAATGTTTTTGGCCAGATAACGCCCCATGTAAGCCGAAGAACGATCCACCTTGGAGGGATCCTTGCCCGAAAAAGCGCCACCCCCGTGGTGCCCCATGCCGCCGTAAGTGTCTACGATGATCTTGCGTCCCGTCAAACCACAGTCGCCAACGGGACCGCCAATCACGAAGCGTCCGGTCGGGTTGACAAAATATTCCACGTTCCCTTTGACCAGGGATGCGGGCAGAGTCGGTTTGATGATCTCTTCGATCACCGCCGCCCGCAGCTCGGCGTGTTCGATCTCCGGACCATGCTGGGTGGAGACGACCACCGCCTCGATGGCCTGCGGCTTGCCGTCGGCATAGCGGATGGTCACCTGGGATTTGGCATCCGGACGCAGCCAGGGCAACCGGCCCGAACGGCGAACCTCGGCCTGCTTTTCCATCAGGCGATGGGCATAGTAGATGGGCGCCGGCATCAAAACCGACGTTTCATCACAGGCATAGCCAAACATCAACCCCTGGTCACCCGCCCCCTGGTCCAACTCCGCAACACGATCCACACCTTGGGCAATGTCGGCGGACTGTTTGTCCAGACTGACCTGAACCGAACAGGTCTTGTAGTCGAACCCCATCTTGTCGGCGGAGTCATAGCCGATCTCGGCAATGGTCTTGCGCGCCGCCCCGGCATAGTCCACCACCGCATGCGTCGTGATCTCCCCGGCAATCACCACCATCCCGGTGGTGATCAGGGTTTCACAAGCCACCCGGCTGCGCGGATCACCCGCCAGACAGGCATCCAGAACTGCATCGGAGATCTGGTCTGCAACCTTGTCGGGGTGACCTTCGGATACAGACTCCGATGTAAACAGATAATTACGTGACATGCTTGTCGTCTCCATCAAAAAATCGGCCCGTAGGCCATGGTTTTCCATCCGTGGTATGATGCCAAACAACACCTGAACACCAAGCCCTGTTTCGTCATCGGCCCACTCCTTGCAAATCCCGATGCCGCACCAAAACCCGGTATCCCTTCTGCCGCAACCGCTCGCCCAGGGTATCCGCCAGATAGACTGAACGATGCCGACCTCCGGTACAACCGATATCCACCGTGAAGTAACGTTTTTTCTCCTTGCCGTAACGTGGCAACAGATAGTCGAACAAACTTTGCAGACGTGCCAGAAACTCCAGGGCCTCGCCATCTTTTTCCAAAAATTTCCGCACCTCCGCGTCAAGGCCGGTGAGCATGCGCAACTGTGCATCGTAATGGGGATTGGCCAGAAACCGGCCATCCAACACCATATCCGCATCGGTGTTGCTCCCATACTTGAAACCAAACGAGCGGATGAACACCAAAGGATCCACAGGACCGGTGGTCATCTGAAACAGATTGTGCAACCGATCCTTGAGCTGCGGCACGGTCAAAAATGTGGTGTCGATGATCAGATCCGACAGGGCTCGCACCTCCCCCAACCGTTCTATATCAAGGGCCACTGCCTCCTGTACAGTGCAGTTCACGGCCAACGGATGGCGTCGCCGGGTCTCCCGGTAACGGCTGATCAACACGTTGACATCGGACTCCAGAAAAAGGGTCTCCAACCGTTCCACCCGCTGCCGGATACGGTCCAGACACGCCTCGAACCGCAACGGGCACTCCTGGTCGTCGCGCATGTGAACCCCGACAGCCAGCCTCAGGCAACGTTCCCGCTCGTCCGGGGTCAGGGAGTCAAGATAAAGCGGAATCTTGACCATGGGCAAATTGTCCACCCAACTGAAGCCAAGATCTTCCAGAAATTTCAAGGCACTGGATCGTCCAGCTCCAGAAAGGCCAGTGACCAGAACCATACGGGAAATCATGGAATCGCGCATGCTCACAGGCCATCTTGATCCAGCACGGCGGCCTGATACAAGGACTCCCGATCCATCGCCAGCATCAGACGACGCCGGGAGTTTGGCTGCCGCAATAAACGAAACATATCGGCCAGGATTTGCAGGTGCGCCTCACTCGCTTCGGTCGGCAGCAGAAGCGCCATCACCAGATGCACGGGTTGACCATCCAGGGCCATGAACTCCACTCCGTTCCGGGAGCGCGCCAAAGCCGCCATGGGGACGGATAAACCAGGCACCCGCCCGTGCGGAATGGCGATCCCTTGCCCGATACCCGTACTGCCCAGTTTTTCACGCTCCCACAAAATCTCCAGAACACGTTTGGACCTCACCCCCGTCATATCGGCAGCCAACACCTCGGCGAGTTGGGACAGGACGCCATTTTTGTCGGCCACCGCCAACTCAAGAATGACGCGGGTCTCTTTGAGAAAGAGGGACATCCGTGTACGCTCCGCCCCGTGGCCAATCAGTTGGAAATCTGCTTGCGCCGGGACGAAGAGGGAATCCCCATGGCCTCCCGGTATTTTGCCACAGTGCGCCGGGCAACGACAATACCATGCTCCTCCAGATATTTGGCAATCTTTTCGTCCGAAAAAGGACGCCTGGAGGATTCACTCTCCACCAGCTTGCGAATCTTGTATTTGACCGCTTCCGAGGAGTGGGTCTCATCCGAATCGTTCGAGGCCAGGGAGGAGGAGAAAAAATATTTCAACTCAAAAATACCCCGCGGGGTGTGCATGTACTTGTTGCTGGTCACCCGCGAGGTGGTCGATTCATGCACCCCGACATCCTCGGCAACATGCTTGAGGATCAGGGGTTTGAGGTGCTCCTGGCCATACTCCAGAAAATCCTTCTGAAAACGCACAATGCTCTCGGCCACCCGGAAGATGGTGCTGGAGCGCTGCTCCAGACTCTTGATCAACCACTGGGCAGAACGGGCATTCTCGGCCAAAAATCGCTTGTCCTGGGGCGAAAGGCGACCATCCATGGCCTCCTGATAATACCGGTTGAGGCGCAACTTGGGCACGGTCTCGGGATTGACCTCCACCACCCACTCCCCATTGATCTTGCGCACGAAGACATCCGGCGCCACATAGCCGGCGTTGTCGCTGCCAAAGGCCAGACCCGGTTTGGGATTCAGGGAGTGAATGACCGAAACAGCGTCGGCCAGCTCTTTTTCATCCAGCTTCAAAACCCGGGCCAGCTTGCGAAAATCCCGCCGCCCCAGATCATCCAGGTGGTCCAACAGATCCACGTAGGGGGCATGAGCCATGCCCAAATTTTTGAGCTGTAGACGCAAACACTCCGCCAGGTTGCGGGCGCCCACCCCAGCCGGTTCGAAGGATTGCACCAGAATGAGGGCATCTTCGACATCATCGAGCAAGTAGCCGGTGATCTCTGCGATCCCCTGGAGATCGCCGACCAGATAGCCATTGTCGTCAATGGCATCCACCAGAGCCGTGCCAATGACCTGCTCCTTCTCCGAAACCGCCGAAAGCCCCAGCTGCCACATGAGATGGTCCGCCAACGTCTTCGAGCGGACCAGGGTGTTTTCCAGGGGAGGCGCTTCGCTGCTGTTGTTGAGCTCGTGTTCAAAGGCGGGGGCATCGGCGTAGATATCCGACCAGGAGGCATCCACAGGCAAATCCGCCTCCAGTTGCCCCTCCTTGCCCTCACCCGGCAACCCCTCCAGCAAAGACTCGGAATCCTGGCGGTTCAACAGCATCTCGTTCGGAAGGATCTCTGCCGAGGTGTCGTCCCGGCCCCTGTCCCCTTCAAGGTTGACATCGCTGCCCAACCCCTCCTCGCTGCCATCTTCAACTCGTTCCAGCAGAGGGTTCCGCTCCAGCTCCTCTTGCAGATACTCGGCCAGATCCATGCTGGACATCTGCAACAACCGAATGGCCATCTGCAACTGCGGCGTCATCACCAGTTGCAAACCCATCCGAAGTTTCAGTTCCAATCCCAGCGCCATGGATCTTACCCCTGCCTGCAAAAGTTGAATGCCAATTCCACCCTGTTCACGCCACACAGCCTGCCCGCGAGTCGCCACCCCTTCCGAGCGGCGCCATTCACAACTGAAACCCCTCACCCAGATA is a window of Magnetococcales bacterium DNA encoding:
- a CDS encoding adenosylhomocysteinase, which encodes MSGAAAKKLASVAASGDFKVADISQAAWGRREIAIAETEMPGLMSVRAEFKERQPLAGARIVGCLHMTIQTAVLIETLVALGAEVRWSSCNIFSTQDHAAAAIAAAGIPVFAWKGESEEEFWWCIDQTIHGPNGWVPNMILDDGGDVTLVLHRPEHAAIIKQVRGLSEETTTGVHRLYEMMQKGTLQVPAFNVNDSVTKSKFDNLYGCRESLVDGIKRATDVMIAGKIAVVCGYGDVGKGCAQSLRGLGATVWVTEIDPICALQATMEGYRVVTMDDVAAQGDIFVTATGNVDIITRAHMDRMKNQAIVCNIGHFDSEIDIASVRNLTWENIKPQVDHVIFPDGKRIIILAEGRLVNLGCATGHPSYVMSNSFTNQVLAQIELWTHPGKYPVGVHVLPKHLDERVARLHLDKLGARLTRLSDKQAQYIGVAKDGPYKSAWYRY
- a CDS encoding methionine adenosyltransferase — protein: MSRNYLFTSESVSEGHPDKVADQISDAVLDACLAGDPRSRVACETLITTGMVVIAGEITTHAVVDYAGAARKTIAEIGYDSADKMGFDYKTCSVQVSLDKQSADIAQGVDRVAELDQGAGDQGLMFGYACDETSVLMPAPIYYAHRLMEKQAEVRRSGRLPWLRPDAKSQVTIRYADGKPQAIEAVVVSTQHGPEIEHAELRAAVIEEIIKPTLPASLVKGNVEYFVNPTGRFVIGGPVGDCGLTGRKIIVDTYGGMGHHGGGAFSGKDPSKVDRSSAYMGRYLAKNIVASGLATRCEIQVAYAIGVAKPVSMMVQTFGTGRLPDEQIEKLVGQVFDLRPRAIIHHLNLLRPIYRKTAAYGHFGREDPDFTWERTDKAEELKKAAGL
- the rapZ gene encoding RNase adapter RapZ, with product MRDSMISRMVLVTGLSGAGRSSALKFLEDLGFSWVDNLPMVKIPLYLDSLTPDERERCLRLAVGVHMRDDQECPLRFEACLDRIRQRVERLETLFLESDVNVLISRYRETRRRHPLAVNCTVQEAVALDIERLGEVRALSDLIIDTTFLTVPQLKDRLHNLFQMTTGPVDPLVFIRSFGFKYGSNTDADMVLDGRFLANPHYDAQLRMLTGLDAEVRKFLEKDGEALEFLARLQSLFDYLLPRYGKEKKRYFTVDIGCTGGRHRSVYLADTLGERLRQKGYRVLVRHRDLQGVGR
- a CDS encoding PTS sugar transporter subunit IIA yields the protein MSLFLKETRVILELAVADKNGVLSQLAEVLAADMTGVRSKRVLEILWEREKLGSTGIGQGIAIPHGRVPGLSVPMAALARSRNGVEFMALDGQPVHLVMALLLPTEASEAHLQILADMFRLLRQPNSRRRLMLAMDRESLYQAAVLDQDGL
- a CDS encoding RNA polymerase factor sigma-54, with product MALGLELKLRMGLQLVMTPQLQMAIRLLQMSSMDLAEYLQEELERNPLLERVEDGSEEGLGSDVNLEGDRGRDDTSAEILPNEMLLNRQDSESLLEGLPGEGKEGQLEADLPVDASWSDIYADAPAFEHELNNSSEAPPLENTLVRSKTLADHLMWQLGLSAVSEKEQVIGTALVDAIDDNGYLVGDLQGIAEITGYLLDDVEDALILVQSFEPAGVGARNLAECLRLQLKNLGMAHAPYVDLLDHLDDLGRRDFRKLARVLKLDEKELADAVSVIHSLNPKPGLAFGSDNAGYVAPDVFVRKINGEWVVEVNPETVPKLRLNRYYQEAMDGRLSPQDKRFLAENARSAQWLIKSLEQRSSTIFRVAESIVRFQKDFLEYGQEHLKPLILKHVAEDVGVHESTTSRVTSNKYMHTPRGIFELKYFFSSSLASNDSDETHSSEAVKYKIRKLVESESSRRPFSDEKIAKYLEEHGIVVARRTVAKYREAMGIPSSSRRKQISN